One part of the Phycisphaerae bacterium genome encodes these proteins:
- a CDS encoding SCO family protein, protein MIHSSREEARLNSDVSSASSVDPPLPPPPAGSRPDPVITRRFWVLMVVSLVFVGSLAYLQFRRVDEARFGKGRSIAAQQRLPIIGEVPDFKLIDQTGRTVTRADLIGKVWVADFIFTTCGGPCPIMTQRMRELHQALFTRGAKNVVTVSFTVDPETDTPPVLLQYARQFNADAMDWIFLTGDTLSIYDLSRSGFKLPATRMDEGEHQVEHSPRFVLIDHRGQIRGYYEIITDEEMAWPRSEVFGRPMPQATRDRLLADIMWLLREVNR, encoded by the coding sequence ATGATCCACTCATCACGTGAAGAAGCCCGACTCAATTCGGATGTCTCGTCTGCAAGCTCGGTCGATCCGCCGTTGCCGCCACCCCCAGCCGGTTCACGCCCGGATCCCGTCATTACCCGGCGATTCTGGGTTCTGATGGTCGTCTCACTGGTCTTCGTCGGAAGTCTGGCATACTTGCAGTTTCGCCGAGTCGATGAAGCCCGATTCGGCAAGGGGCGGTCAATTGCCGCACAGCAGCGGCTGCCGATTATTGGCGAAGTACCCGATTTCAAACTGATCGATCAGACCGGTCGAACGGTCACGCGGGCGGATCTAATAGGCAAGGTCTGGGTCGCGGATTTCATCTTCACCACATGCGGCGGTCCATGTCCCATCATGACGCAGAGAATGCGAGAATTGCATCAAGCGCTTTTCACGCGCGGCGCGAAGAATGTCGTGACCGTTTCTTTCACGGTCGATCCTGAGACGGATACGCCCCCGGTCTTGCTGCAGTATGCTCGCCAGTTCAATGCCGACGCGATGGATTGGATCTTCCTTACCGGAGATACGTTGTCCATATACGATCTATCACGCAGCGGCTTTAAACTGCCAGCGACAAGGATGGACGAAGGCGAACATCAGGTCGAGCATTCCCCGCGCTTTGTGCTGATCGATCATCGCGGACAAATTCGAGGTTACTACGAGATCATCACGGACGAAGAAATGGCATGGCCGCGGAGCGAAGTCTTTGGCCGGCCGATGCCTCAGGCGACCCGTGACCGCCTTCTCGCTGACATCATGTGGCTTCTTCGCGAGGTCAATCGGTGA
- a CDS encoding ABC transporter permease, with the protein MKSVSPSDAVVGLWLPCRTLIQREIVRFLRQRSRIIGALGTPLIFWLMVGGGLGRSFSLGASGGVTEGAASMTYMQYTFPGALAAILLFTSIFAMISIIDDRREGFMQGVLVAPVPRLAIVLGKVMGASILAIGQAAVFLLLAPTAGVPLSIESFLLTAAAMIPVAIAVTALGFWLAWIMDSTQGFHGIMNLLLMPMLVLSGAFFPPSGSAAVLRWITLVNPMTYSVALLRHAVFPGGSEAVGHVIDLWAALGVTVAFALLMIGISIFVAIRDSARAAQ; encoded by the coding sequence ATGAAATCCGTGTCGCCGTCCGATGCAGTCGTCGGTTTGTGGCTACCGTGCCGGACGCTCATCCAGAGGGAGATCGTCCGATTTCTGCGGCAGCGCAGTCGCATCATTGGTGCCCTGGGAACGCCATTGATTTTCTGGTTGATGGTCGGCGGCGGGCTTGGGAGGTCGTTTTCATTGGGGGCGTCCGGCGGAGTCACTGAGGGCGCCGCGTCGATGACTTACATGCAGTACACATTCCCCGGCGCGCTCGCGGCAATTCTCCTGTTCACATCAATATTCGCGATGATCTCAATCATCGACGACCGGCGCGAAGGTTTCATGCAGGGCGTGCTCGTTGCGCCGGTACCGCGCCTGGCGATTGTTCTGGGTAAGGTGATGGGCGCTTCGATCTTGGCGATCGGCCAAGCTGCTGTCTTTCTGCTGCTTGCGCCGACGGCCGGCGTACCGTTGAGCATTGAGAGTTTTCTCCTTACGGCCGCAGCGATGATACCAGTCGCGATTGCAGTGACGGCGCTCGGATTCTGGCTGGCGTGGATCATGGACTCGACACAGGGCTTTCACGGCATAATGAACCTGTTATTGATGCCGATGCTGGTTCTGTCAGGCGCTTTCTTTCCGCCTTCGGGATCGGCCGCCGTGCTTCGGTGGATTACGCTGGTCAATCCGATGACTTACTCGGTCGCGCTGCTGCGACATGCCGTATTTCCCGGTGGTTCGGAGGCTGTCGGACATGTCATCGATTTGTGGGCAGCGCTCGGCGTCACAGTGGCGTTTGCCCTACTCATGATCGGAATATCGATTTTCGTCGCAATCCGAGATTCCGCCAGGGCGGCCCAATAG
- a CDS encoding ATP-binding cassette domain-containing protein: MVTVENIHHRYGSQLALDGVSFNVSSGECFGLLGPNGSGKSTLFKILTTLLPPTMGRATIAGYDVVNQRELVRGRIGVVFQSPSLDAQLTVRENLMHGGRLYGLMGSSLRSRVDEVMATLGVTERSGSLVKTLSGGLKRRVELAKCLLHEPSLLILDEPCNGLDPRARKELWQHLLAARQSRGTTLLLTTHDMDEADRCDRLAVFDRGRVVVIGEPDELKRRIGGECVTIDSDDADLLARDITEQLRVKAGCVNGVVRVEAPDGAQLMARLLGQFGTRIRSITLGKPTLEDVFIHETGHRFEDATERNGVAK; this comes from the coding sequence ATCGTCACTGTCGAGAACATCCACCATCGATATGGTTCGCAACTCGCGCTCGACGGTGTCTCCTTCAATGTATCGTCGGGCGAGTGCTTCGGACTTCTGGGCCCGAACGGCAGCGGCAAATCCACGCTTTTCAAAATCCTGACAACGCTGCTTCCTCCCACGATGGGCCGGGCGACCATCGCCGGCTACGACGTCGTCAATCAGCGTGAGCTCGTTCGCGGTCGGATCGGGGTTGTGTTTCAATCACCCAGCCTCGATGCGCAACTGACCGTTCGCGAAAATCTGATGCATGGCGGACGTCTTTACGGACTAATGGGATCCTCGTTGCGTAGCCGGGTTGATGAAGTGATGGCCACTCTGGGTGTGACCGAACGCTCCGGCTCGCTTGTGAAGACACTCTCGGGGGGGCTGAAACGCCGGGTCGAACTGGCGAAGTGCCTGCTGCACGAGCCGTCGCTGCTGATCCTCGACGAACCGTGCAACGGACTGGATCCGCGGGCCCGCAAGGAACTCTGGCAGCATCTGCTTGCGGCCAGGCAATCCCGTGGAACAACGCTGCTGCTCACGACGCACGACATGGACGAGGCCGACCGATGCGACCGACTGGCGGTCTTCGATCGCGGACGGGTCGTCGTTATTGGCGAGCCTGATGAATTGAAGCGGCGAATCGGTGGCGAGTGCGTGACGATCGATTCGGACGATGCCGATTTGCTGGCACGAGACATCACCGAGCAACTCCGCGTGAAAGCGGGCTGTGTAAACGGCGTGGTCCGTGTGGAGGCTCCGGATGGCGCCCAGTTGATGGCGCGGCTGCTTGGTCAATTTGGTACACGAATCCGGTCCATCACACTGGGTAAGCCGACTTTGGAGGATGTGTTCATCCATGAAACGGGGCATCGCTTTGAAGACGCCACCGAGCGCAACGGAGTGGCGAAATGA
- the cyoE gene encoding heme o synthase, whose protein sequence is MTPPLDMSITAPLSASRAAASPIRNRVADFLQLSKFRLSLLVLAMTAVGYGLAAGSSATAAGLFHVIFGTALVAFAANAGNQVMERRHDARMVRTSGRPIPAGRVTPLGGVVFSVLTGAGGFAYLLLVVNSLAALLALSTLVLYLVVYTPLKRVTSLNTLVGAVPGAIPPMIGVAAAAGALTVDAWLLFAILFVWQIPHFFSIAWLYREDYARGGYRMLSVVDPSGRSISRQTILFTIALLLVSLTPAFVGRAGMAYLFGAGTLGYGLLICAIRFACSRDRRSARSMLLASIAYLPLLAGLFMAGRWLV, encoded by the coding sequence TTGACTCCACCGCTCGATATGTCAATCACAGCGCCGTTGTCCGCGAGCCGAGCGGCCGCATCCCCGATTCGCAACCGCGTCGCGGACTTCCTGCAACTCTCAAAGTTCCGGCTGAGTTTGCTCGTCCTTGCAATGACCGCGGTTGGATACGGTCTGGCCGCTGGATCGTCGGCGACGGCCGCGGGTCTTTTTCATGTCATTTTCGGGACGGCCTTGGTCGCATTTGCGGCAAATGCGGGCAATCAGGTGATGGAACGACGCCACGATGCCCGCATGGTGCGGACCTCGGGTCGGCCGATTCCAGCCGGTCGGGTGACACCGCTTGGCGGCGTCGTTTTCAGCGTGTTGACCGGCGCGGGCGGATTTGCATACCTGCTGCTGGTTGTCAATTCGCTGGCAGCTTTACTTGCGCTGTCGACGCTGGTTCTGTATCTGGTTGTTTACACGCCGTTGAAACGGGTTACAAGTCTGAACACGCTGGTTGGTGCGGTACCGGGTGCAATCCCGCCGATGATTGGCGTGGCGGCTGCCGCGGGGGCACTGACCGTGGATGCCTGGCTGCTTTTTGCCATTTTGTTTGTCTGGCAGATTCCGCATTTTTTCTCGATCGCATGGCTCTATCGAGAGGATTATGCCAGGGGCGGATATCGCATGCTGAGTGTCGTCGATCCCAGCGGCCGGTCGATCAGCCGGCAGACGATTCTTTTCACGATCGCTCTGTTGCTTGTGTCGCTGACGCCGGCATTTGTCGGTCGGGCCGGCATGGCCTATCTATTCGGAGCGGGGACTCTTGGTTACGGCCTGCTCATCTGTGCGATCCGATTTGCCTGTTCGCGCGATCGTCGATCGGCTCGATCGATGCTGCTGGCTTCGATTGCATACCTGCCGCTGCTCGCGGGGCTGTTCATGGCCGGCCGATGGCTGGTTTGA
- a CDS encoding heme A synthase, whose protein sequence is MVTSTGSGLSVPDWPNSYGDNMFLFPPSKWVGGILYEHVHRLIASTVGLLTIGLAVAVQRVDHRKWMRRLGWSALGVVIAQGLLGGMTVIFHLPTWISVFHACLAQTFFCIIVAIAVCTGPLWRNRPPERSRVEKGAMRVATVALTSLVFGQLFLGALMRHSHAGLAVPDFPLAYGRLLPGLSEADVAAYNHERAFTFFLPEVSGFQIGVHLLHRAGALIVIVAVIVALCVVIRRPAPGPIARPVMLAALLVAAQVGLGAWTVLSGKAPWIATAHVATGAILLGVSWTAVLRVIGFTRTARLPRTGTQSAERLCGSATIKTADLAGGAVG, encoded by the coding sequence ATGGTAACGAGCACCGGCAGCGGGCTTTCCGTGCCCGATTGGCCCAATTCTTACGGCGATAACATGTTTCTTTTTCCGCCGAGCAAGTGGGTCGGCGGCATCTTGTACGAGCATGTCCATCGCCTGATCGCATCGACTGTCGGACTATTGACGATCGGACTGGCCGTCGCAGTGCAGCGCGTCGATCATCGGAAATGGATGCGTCGTCTCGGGTGGTCGGCGCTCGGCGTGGTGATCGCGCAGGGGCTGCTTGGCGGGATGACGGTGATCTTTCATCTTCCAACATGGATTTCCGTCTTTCATGCGTGTCTGGCGCAGACGTTTTTCTGCATCATCGTTGCGATCGCCGTCTGCACTGGGCCGCTCTGGCGGAATCGTCCGCCGGAGCGAAGTCGCGTGGAAAAAGGGGCGATGCGTGTCGCAACCGTGGCACTGACTTCGCTGGTCTTCGGTCAGCTCTTTCTCGGCGCCCTGATGCGGCATTCGCATGCTGGATTGGCGGTGCCGGATTTCCCACTGGCGTATGGGCGGCTCCTCCCGGGCTTGAGCGAGGCGGATGTTGCGGCGTATAACCACGAACGAGCCTTCACATTCTTCTTGCCCGAGGTCTCCGGATTTCAAATCGGCGTCCACCTGCTGCATCGCGCCGGAGCGCTGATCGTGATCGTCGCCGTCATTGTCGCGCTCTGTGTGGTCATTCGGCGGCCGGCTCCGGGGCCCATTGCACGGCCAGTGATGCTGGCGGCGCTGCTGGTTGCGGCACAGGTCGGACTTGGCGCATGGACTGTGCTTTCTGGCAAGGCGCCCTGGATCGCGACGGCGCATGTCGCGACGGGTGCGATTCTCCTCGGTGTTTCGTGGACGGCCGTGCTGCGCGTGATCGGATTCACCAGGACGGCTCGGCTGCCTCGAACAGGAACTCAGTCTGCAGAGCGTCTGTGCGGCTCCGCGACAATCAAGACCGCTGATTTGGCTGGAGGCGCAGTAGGTTGA
- a CDS encoding cytochrome C oxidase subunit IV family protein, protein MGSTAAEIKKHVQLYMMVFGALLVLTGVTVGVAYLDVGILAGIVIALFVASIKGTLVACYFMHLLTERGMLYWILALCGLFFVVLLLLPVITTHDNPMAGFVDPISGK, encoded by the coding sequence ATGGGCTCTACCGCTGCGGAAATCAAGAAACACGTTCAGCTCTACATGATGGTATTCGGCGCGCTGCTCGTCCTGACGGGCGTGACCGTCGGTGTGGCCTATCTGGATGTCGGCATCCTGGCGGGCATTGTGATCGCGCTTTTTGTAGCGTCGATCAAAGGTACTTTGGTCGCATGCTATTTCATGCACCTTCTTACCGAGCGCGGGATGCTCTACTGGATTCTCGCGCTGTGTGGCCTGTTCTTCGTCGTCCTTTTGCTCTTGCCGGTCATTACCACGCATGACAACCCGATGGCCGGATTTGTCGATCCGATCTCCGGAAAGTAA
- a CDS encoding heme-copper oxidase subunit III: MPIPHDIEPHPLTRMYNGKFGIWLFLASEIMLFGALFSTYVLLRVGAAPGTWPIYGAPSVHGHEVLNVPLATLNTVVLITSSVTMVLAWAALKVGELGKGRMYLLVTFLLAGTFMVVKYFEYKSKLTHHHIVLREAPSDDSLKKAVGHLTVQTNAGERDLWYVNGHVTENNEEQDYVKIVPDPVKAPHGAKSESHAADAHAAGSHDPILIDRSLIKRISVWGPQASTFLGIYFTLTALHGLHILGGMVVILYLYLTASGWWKRSPDKLVNRVECTGLYWHFVDLVWIFLFPVLYLL, translated from the coding sequence ATTCCGATTCCACACGATATTGAACCTCATCCGCTCACACGGATGTACAACGGCAAGTTCGGCATCTGGCTGTTCCTTGCTTCGGAAATCATGCTCTTCGGCGCGCTATTCAGCACGTACGTGCTGCTTCGCGTCGGGGCTGCGCCCGGAACGTGGCCGATCTACGGCGCACCGTCCGTGCACGGGCACGAAGTACTGAACGTACCGCTGGCCACGCTGAACACGGTTGTGCTCATCACATCGTCCGTGACGATGGTGCTGGCGTGGGCCGCATTGAAGGTCGGCGAGCTGGGCAAGGGCCGCATGTATCTGCTCGTGACATTCCTGCTTGCCGGCACTTTCATGGTGGTGAAGTACTTCGAATACAAGTCGAAGCTCACGCACCATCACATTGTTCTGCGTGAAGCGCCGAGCGATGACTCACTGAAAAAGGCCGTCGGTCACCTGACCGTTCAGACGAACGCCGGCGAGCGCGATCTCTGGTATGTGAACGGACACGTCACCGAGAACAACGAGGAGCAGGATTACGTCAAGATCGTGCCGGATCCGGTAAAGGCCCCTCACGGCGCGAAATCTGAATCACATGCCGCGGACGCGCACGCCGCAGGCTCACACGATCCGATTCTGATCGATCGTTCGTTGATCAAGCGAATCTCGGTCTGGGGTCCGCAGGCAAGCACCTTCCTCGGAATCTACTTTACGCTGACGGCGCTGCACGGCCTCCACATTCTTGGCGGCATGGTTGTCATCCTCTATCTTTATCTCACAGCGTCCGGCTGGTGGAAGCGCTCTCCGGATAAGCTGGTGAATCGGGTCGAGTGTACCGGCCTGTATTGGCACTTTGTCGACCTCGTCTGGATTTTTCTGTTCCCCGTGTTGTACCTCCTCTAA
- a CDS encoding cbb3-type cytochrome c oxidase subunit I, with product MANAHAHAPGHDHAHDHGHDLPFWRKYIFSVDHKVIGVQYTVTALACLFFGFCLMMIMRWQLAYPNQPIPFIGQFLGGTLVGALPAELGGGFILTGDGYNALGAMHGTIMIFLGVVPLAVGGFGNFVLPLQVGAPDMAFPRLNMLSYWIFLPGALLMLASFFMPGGAAASGWTSYPPLSVTAKNGETWWLLAMVLIITSSLLGSINFIVTVVQLRVKGLSFFRLPFFVWAQLITSFLLLLAFPPLEAAGVLQLMDRLAGTSFFMPSGLVVSSVVQDQLAGGGSPLLWQHLFWFLAHPEVYVLILPAMGIVSEVVANNTRKPLWGYKSLVYSAIFLGFMSFIVWAHHMFMTGMGTTLSTFFQATTMIISVPSVIILTCLIISLWGAAMRFNTPMLFALAFLPMFAIGGLTGLPLGLTASDIHLHDTYYVIGHFHYVVAPGTVFALLAGVYFWFPKVTGRRMSETLGQLHFWPSFVAMNGIFMPMFFMGMAGVLRRQFDQTEQLHGAAVHGLTVMSSWSAWLLGAAQIPFIINFFWSIFAGKKVGANPWEATTLEWSAPSPPPHGNFIGTPVVCCGPYEYSVPGETRDFCMQAGKMEA from the coding sequence ATGGCAAATGCTCATGCACACGCGCCAGGCCACGATCATGCCCATGACCACGGTCATGATCTGCCGTTCTGGCGAAAGTACATATTCTCGGTAGACCACAAGGTCATCGGGGTTCAATACACGGTCACGGCGCTGGCGTGTCTGTTCTTCGGTTTCTGCCTGATGATGATCATGCGGTGGCAGCTCGCCTACCCGAACCAGCCGATCCCATTCATCGGTCAGTTCCTGGGCGGGACCCTCGTGGGTGCCTTGCCGGCGGAACTCGGCGGCGGCTTCATTCTGACCGGAGACGGATACAACGCCCTGGGAGCGATGCACGGCACGATCATGATCTTTCTTGGCGTCGTGCCGCTTGCCGTCGGCGGTTTCGGCAATTTCGTCCTGCCGTTACAGGTGGGCGCGCCGGACATGGCATTTCCTCGACTCAATATGTTGAGCTACTGGATCTTCCTCCCGGGCGCGCTGCTGATGCTCGCCAGCTTCTTCATGCCCGGCGGCGCAGCGGCATCCGGCTGGACGTCTTATCCGCCGCTATCTGTGACGGCCAAGAACGGTGAAACATGGTGGCTCCTTGCGATGGTGCTGATCATCACATCGTCGCTGCTGGGTTCGATTAATTTCATTGTCACGGTCGTGCAACTCCGCGTGAAGGGTCTTTCATTCTTCCGCCTGCCGTTCTTCGTGTGGGCTCAGTTGATTACATCTTTCCTGCTTCTGCTTGCATTTCCGCCGCTCGAGGCCGCCGGTGTTCTGCAATTGATGGATCGCCTCGCGGGGACGAGCTTTTTCATGCCCTCGGGGTTGGTGGTCTCGTCCGTCGTACAGGATCAACTCGCGGGCGGCGGCAGTCCGCTGCTTTGGCAGCACCTGTTCTGGTTCCTGGCTCATCCCGAAGTGTATGTGCTGATTCTTCCTGCGATGGGAATCGTCTCGGAGGTCGTGGCCAACAACACCCGAAAGCCGCTGTGGGGCTACAAGTCGCTTGTCTATTCAGCGATCTTTCTCGGATTCATGTCGTTCATCGTGTGGGCGCACCACATGTTCATGACCGGGATGGGAACAACGCTCAGCACTTTCTTCCAGGCCACAACGATGATCATTTCAGTACCGTCCGTCATCATCCTGACGTGCCTGATCATCAGCCTCTGGGGTGCCGCGATGCGGTTCAATACACCCATGCTTTTCGCGCTCGCCTTCCTGCCCATGTTTGCGATCGGCGGACTGACCGGACTGCCCCTTGGGTTGACGGCCTCTGATATCCATCTGCACGACACGTACTATGTCATCGGGCATTTCCATTATGTCGTCGCGCCCGGCACCGTCTTCGCATTGCTGGCCGGCGTCTATTTCTGGTTTCCGAAGGTTACGGGTCGCCGAATGAGCGAGACGCTGGGGCAACTCCACTTCTGGCCGTCGTTTGTCGCGATGAACGGCATCTTTATGCCGATGTTCTTCATGGGAATGGCGGGCGTCCTGCGTCGGCAATTCGATCAGACAGAACAGCTGCATGGAGCGGCCGTTCACGGGCTCACTGTCATGTCATCATGGTCCGCCTGGCTTCTGGGGGCGGCTCAGATTCCTTTCATCATCAATTTCTTCTGGAGCATCTTCGCCGGCAAAAAAGTCGGCGCGAATCCCTGGGAGGCGACGACGCTTGAATGGTCGGCTCCGTCGCCCCCGCCTCACGGCAATTTCATCGGCACGCCCGTCGTGTGCTGCGGGCCGTATGAGTACAGTGTTCCCGGCGAAACGCGCGATTTCTGCATGCAAGCCGGAAAGATGGAGGCATAG
- a CDS encoding cytochrome c oxidase subunit II, whose translation MLASFNFGTYGRWLPPQLSEHGHRIDHLIDVVHYFMFALFVGWGIFFLYTLIRFRKREGHRAIYEPVSGKASKYAEVAVGAFEVFLLVGLSMPVWAEYKNPPPDPTNMLEVRVIGEQFQWDFHYPGPDGKFGRTDSKFITGTNPIGLDEADPNAADDIQTINEFHIPTGRDINVRITSKDVIHSFAIPTMRVKQDAIPGMEVPVWFKVKEGATTEKLKEEMTQEYDTASATWYKLRHHVSCEDYRDKSGQIILAKGSDLGSTHTDGTKLIDDLRAAGVERIKLQPRNPLEVICAQLCGNSHFKMKAQIITHDAAGFDAWVKERSTPVEIDFGGDF comes from the coding sequence ATGCTCGCCTCGTTCAACTTCGGCACCTACGGACGCTGGTTGCCGCCCCAACTCTCGGAGCACGGCCATCGAATCGACCATCTCATCGATGTTGTGCATTACTTCATGTTTGCCTTGTTTGTCGGTTGGGGCATTTTTTTCCTGTATACATTGATCCGCTTCCGGAAGCGGGAAGGCCATCGCGCCATCTACGAACCGGTTAGCGGCAAGGCATCAAAGTATGCGGAGGTTGCCGTCGGTGCGTTCGAAGTGTTCCTGCTCGTCGGTCTCTCGATGCCTGTCTGGGCTGAATACAAGAATCCGCCGCCGGATCCGACGAATATGCTCGAGGTTCGCGTAATCGGCGAACAGTTCCAATGGGATTTCCATTACCCTGGCCCGGACGGTAAATTCGGCCGGACTGATTCGAAGTTCATTACCGGCACAAATCCGATTGGTCTTGACGAAGCAGACCCGAATGCCGCCGATGACATCCAGACCATCAATGAGTTTCACATTCCGACGGGCCGCGATATCAATGTTCGGATCACTTCGAAGGACGTGATTCATTCGTTTGCCATTCCGACCATGCGTGTTAAGCAGGATGCCATACCCGGCATGGAAGTGCCTGTCTGGTTCAAGGTGAAGGAAGGCGCGACGACCGAAAAGCTCAAGGAGGAAATGACGCAGGAGTACGACACGGCGTCGGCCACATGGTACAAGCTGCGGCACCATGTTTCCTGCGAGGATTATCGTGACAAGTCCGGGCAGATCATTCTGGCGAAGGGTTCGGACCTTGGCTCGACGCATACTGACGGCACCAAGCTGATCGACGACCTGCGTGCGGCGGGTGTGGAGCGAATCAAGCTGCAGCCGCGCAACCCGCTCGAAGTGATCTGCGCCCAACTTTGCGGCAACAGTCATTTCAAGATGAAGGCTCAGATTATCACGCACGATGCCGCCGGCTTCGATGCATGGGTGAAAGAGCGGTCCACACCGGTCGAGATTGATTTCGGCGGCGATTTCTGA